In one Nitrospirota bacterium genomic region, the following are encoded:
- the priA gene encoding primosomal protein N' has product MEFFDIVFPLNIGLLTYSCDDKYAHEIKSGIMVSAQIKKRIMKGIVIGKSQWIPSGDIKAIMEVHDDFLLSVQMIKLLRWMSEYYMSKAGLVLKNMLPKEVFKKIKTRKKKDLHQFIPPPFNREDYEEQIRRNDLESILDSLRKNEYRTFLLHAPSSSYECSFLFKIIEEIHNAIILAPEVSVVNTLYHFLYERFGERICIFHSGLSSGRRTEVIERIKSGFSDIILGTRSAIFLPLRKVSLIAVLQEHSRSYKQDCMPSYNGRDVAVMRGFLEKATVLLSSICPSIESLFNCRLKKYNLIEPMDRKKKPKIKLLDMKHDKLIKSYLSKSVVDIAARYVHNNKKIVFIINRRGYSTLLQCLDCNYIEECPICKMPLIFHKQDMSIRCHYCGYIKYSVPLTCKRCHGYNLEMLGAGTQRIQEVIEEILGIKTIRFDSDRARTKDDIGKLEDEMFHDENKIVIGTKLMTQKTVFLKEISMAIFLNSDISLNIPDFRSAERTYQDILSITDKIDNNGIVFIQTRMPRHYLYKYLKRYDYQGFFHEELERRRPLNYPPYARLILIKLTSKRVLSKELSEEISNLQRDVQDVEILGPSISKNKKGENEFKLLLKSSVRMRLHAAARALIKALKDSKNVKIGVDVDPIEI; this is encoded by the coding sequence ATGGAATTTTTTGATATTGTTTTCCCACTCAATATTGGGCTCCTGACTTACAGTTGTGATGATAAATATGCACATGAGATTAAGTCAGGGATAATGGTTAGTGCTCAGATTAAAAAAAGAATTATGAAAGGTATTGTAATCGGGAAATCTCAATGGATTCCTTCTGGAGATATTAAAGCTATCATGGAAGTCCATGATGATTTTTTATTATCTGTTCAGATGATAAAATTGCTCAGGTGGATGTCTGAATATTATATGTCTAAAGCTGGACTTGTTTTGAAAAATATGCTTCCAAAAGAGGTTTTTAAAAAAATCAAAACAAGAAAGAAAAAAGATCTACATCAATTTATCCCTCCACCATTTAATAGAGAAGATTATGAAGAACAGATCAGAAGAAATGATCTGGAAAGCATTTTAGATTCTTTGCGTAAAAACGAATACAGGACGTTTCTACTTCATGCCCCATCTTCTTCTTACGAATGCTCGTTTCTTTTTAAAATAATTGAGGAAATACACAATGCCATTATTCTTGCGCCTGAGGTGAGTGTTGTTAATACGCTATATCATTTTTTATATGAAAGATTTGGTGAAAGAATATGTATTTTCCACAGTGGACTGAGTAGTGGCAGAAGAACAGAGGTTATTGAAAGGATAAAATCAGGCTTTTCTGATATTATTCTTGGAACACGTTCTGCGATATTTCTTCCTTTGAGGAAGGTTTCCCTGATAGCTGTATTGCAGGAACATAGCCGCTCGTATAAACAAGATTGCATGCCAAGCTATAATGGAAGAGATGTTGCTGTTATGAGAGGCTTTCTTGAAAAAGCGACCGTCTTGCTCTCCTCAATATGTCCTTCTATAGAATCTCTTTTTAATTGCCGTTTAAAAAAATACAACCTTATAGAACCGATGGATAGGAAAAAGAAACCAAAAATCAAGCTATTAGATATGAAACATGATAAACTTATTAAATCCTATCTGTCAAAATCTGTAGTTGATATTGCAGCAAGATATGTTCATAACAACAAGAAAATCGTATTTATCATAAACAGGAGAGGATATTCAACGCTCCTTCAATGTCTGGATTGTAATTATATAGAAGAATGTCCTATTTGTAAGATGCCTCTAATTTTTCATAAACAGGATATGTCAATAAGATGTCATTATTGTGGATATATTAAATATTCTGTACCTCTTACCTGCAAAAGATGTCACGGTTACAATCTTGAAATGTTAGGCGCAGGAACACAAAGAATTCAGGAAGTTATTGAAGAAATTTTAGGTATAAAGACAATAAGGTTTGACAGTGACAGGGCTCGGACAAAAGATGATATAGGAAAGTTGGAAGATGAGATGTTTCATGATGAAAATAAGATCGTGATTGGTACTAAATTGATGACGCAGAAAACTGTTTTTCTTAAAGAAATTTCTATGGCTATTTTTCTTAATTCAGACATATCTCTGAACATTCCAGATTTCAGGTCTGCAGAGAGGACATATCAGGACATTTTATCTATTACAGACAAGATAGATAACAATGGCATTGTTTTTATTCAGACCAGAATGCCCCGTCATTATCTTTACAAATATCTGAAGAGGTATGACTATCAAGGTTTTTTTCATGAAGAGCTTGAGAGGCGGAGACCACTTAACTACCCTCCGTATGCAAGACTGATTCTGATAAAACTTACAAGTAAAAGGGTTTTATCTAAAGAATTATCAGAAGAAATTAGTAATTTGCAAAGAGATGTTCAGGATGTAGAAATACTTGGCCCTAGTATTTCTAAAAACAAAAAAGGTGAAAATGAATTCAAGCTCCTCTTGAAATCATCTGTAAGGATGAGACTACATGCAGCAGCCAGAGCCTTAATTAAGGCTTTAAAAGACTCAAAAAATGTGAAGATAGGGGTTGATGTTGATCCGATAGAGATATAA
- a CDS encoding YkgJ family cysteine cluster protein, with amino-acid sequence MLLDAFYIIDKGISEAIKIESRRQRKVACTKGCSICCKTHRDIPVYPLELVGISWYVIEKITGPVRENIKTNLRNYKENDPCPFLIEDACSIHPMRPISCRQFIVFGKACIDGEDPYYTRRKDVLTPIKKYVDKAFFIMLPFYGVEDESQRMKIIEKGNMHTMVKIIQTCNWKSLADKMEEFEKVKV; translated from the coding sequence ATGCTTCTGGATGCATTTTACATTATAGATAAGGGTATCTCAGAAGCAATTAAAATAGAGTCTCGAAGACAGAGAAAAGTCGCCTGCACAAAGGGATGTTCAATCTGCTGTAAGACACATCGTGACATACCGGTATATCCGCTTGAGCTTGTCGGCATTTCATGGTATGTAATAGAAAAGATAACCGGTCCTGTTCGTGAAAATATCAAGACAAACCTCAGAAATTATAAGGAAAACGATCCCTGTCCTTTCCTTATCGAAGATGCCTGCTCAATACACCCGATGCGTCCCATCTCATGCAGACAATTCATCGTATTTGGCAAAGCATGTATTGATGGAGAAGATCCTTACTATACAAGACGGAAAGATGTTCTCACTCCTATCAAAAAGTATGTTGACAAGGCCTTCTTCATCATGCTCCCTTTTTACGGCGTCGAAGATGAGTCTCAAAGAATGAAAATTATTGAGAAAGGTAACATGCATACGATGGTCAAAATAATTCAGACATGCAACTGGAAAAGTTTAGCAGATAAAATGGAGGAATTTGAAAAGGTTAAAGTATAA
- a CDS encoding radical SAM protein — protein MVDFVFISMPYARFISRWFSNVPNVNLGIMQAYLKNKGIKVKTFHFHLEFLPFIRGHNPKLWENFLRGSEEFGVEYMGLDYVFASLLFEDMYESSKNLFIERLESIGLTIQDFENMRVLAEAFIKSAFSRVNGYISDAKLIGFSCSHYQLSSSLLLCSRIKKVRPDILTVFGGKDCTGAFGYELMKNIGYVDYTGISECEITVESLIEHINNKEKKIYNVLFRNEDGTIQKSESKPNKWLNTLPFPQYDFEDFTLPIDEVILPLEFGRGCPWKKCTFCPDQSYNIICQTKSPDYLKAEIKYYQDISEDLRNFFILDSDALKDKKSILDLSEYLQGKKLVFHYGEFRAERMDREVLRALLKFGKWATPFQIGIETFSDRILVMMNKGVTVLKNVEVLKAVAELNVPVQFNLFTCYPGMTIQDMFENNNTMDLITHILVYKNIQIYPGEFYLPTDCPIFLNTEKYKIKKHTQSVFSSLFRNFPMHSYSNYPYQYQFDNDEEQFMMSEVIRNKVQEIKRKNQSENFMVYEITSDGSLKITLARDGIKNIWIFHSKKKDIYLSAIEEIQQIDYVSKLLNLPSQEVVRILEDLHMNGLILFSRDRKSFLSLATNISRNN, from the coding sequence ATGGTGGATTTTGTATTTATTTCGATGCCATATGCGAGATTTATTTCTCGCTGGTTTTCAAATGTTCCGAATGTGAACCTCGGAATTATGCAGGCATATTTAAAAAATAAAGGTATTAAAGTAAAAACATTTCATTTTCATCTTGAATTCTTGCCCTTTATTAGAGGACATAATCCAAAATTATGGGAAAATTTTCTGCGTGGATCAGAGGAGTTCGGTGTTGAATACATGGGGCTTGATTATGTTTTTGCTTCTCTACTTTTTGAGGATATGTATGAGTCATCAAAAAATCTTTTTATAGAACGCCTCGAGTCAATCGGATTGACAATTCAAGACTTCGAAAACATGAGGGTACTCGCTGAAGCCTTCATTAAGTCAGCATTCTCAAGGGTAAATGGCTATATAAGTGATGCGAAACTTATTGGATTCAGTTGTTCCCATTATCAACTGAGCAGTTCATTGTTGTTGTGCTCCAGGATTAAAAAAGTCCGTCCTGACATACTGACGGTATTCGGGGGTAAAGACTGTACTGGAGCCTTCGGTTATGAACTGATGAAGAATATCGGTTATGTTGATTATACAGGCATAAGCGAATGTGAGATAACAGTTGAAAGTCTCATAGAGCATATAAACAACAAAGAAAAGAAGATTTATAACGTACTCTTTCGGAATGAGGATGGCACAATACAAAAGTCAGAATCGAAGCCTAATAAATGGCTGAACACCCTTCCTTTTCCTCAGTATGATTTCGAGGATTTTACGTTACCAATTGATGAGGTTATTCTTCCACTTGAATTCGGTAGAGGATGTCCATGGAAAAAATGTACATTCTGCCCTGACCAGTCATACAATATTATATGCCAGACAAAAAGTCCTGATTATCTTAAAGCAGAGATAAAATATTATCAGGACATTTCTGAAGACCTCAGAAATTTCTTTATACTCGACTCCGATGCATTGAAGGACAAAAAATCTATTCTTGATTTATCGGAGTATCTACAAGGCAAGAAGCTTGTCTTCCATTACGGAGAATTTCGTGCAGAAAGAATGGACAGAGAAGTACTCAGGGCACTTCTTAAGTTCGGCAAATGGGCTACACCTTTTCAGATAGGTATTGAAACATTCAGTGATAGGATTTTGGTAATGATGAATAAAGGAGTAACGGTTTTAAAAAATGTTGAGGTGCTGAAAGCAGTTGCTGAATTAAATGTGCCAGTTCAATTCAATCTATTTACCTGTTACCCCGGCATGACAATACAGGACATGTTTGAGAATAATAATACTATGGATCTGATAACTCATATTTTAGTTTATAAGAATATCCAGATATATCCCGGTGAATTCTATCTGCCAACAGACTGTCCTATTTTTTTAAATACGGAAAAATATAAAATTAAAAAACATACCCAGTCGGTTTTTTCGTCTCTTTTTAGAAATTTTCCAATGCATTCATATTCTAATTACCCTTACCAATATCAGTTTGATAATGATGAGGAGCAATTTATGATGTCAGAGGTTATAAGAAATAAAGTTCAGGAGATCAAAAGAAAGAATCAATCTGAGAATTTTATGGTTTATGAAATAACCTCCGATGGAAGTTTAAAGATAACCTTAGCTCGTGATGGTATCAAAAATATTTGGATATTTCACTCAAAGAAAAAGGATATTTATCTATCAGCAATTGAGGAAATCCAGCAAATAGATTATGTTTCAAAATTACTGAATCTGCCATCACAGGAAGTTGTAAGAATTCTTGAAGATTTACACATGAATGGCTTGATACTTTTTTCCAGAGACAGAAAGTCTTTTCTGTCTCTGGCTACAAATATAAGTCGCAATAACTAA